A single genomic interval of Barnesiella intestinihominis YIT 11860 harbors:
- the gyrB gene encoding DNA topoisomerase (ATP-hydrolyzing) subunit B, whose amino-acid sequence MSEETENKSYSADSIQVLEGLEAVRKRPAMYIGDIGVKGLHHLVYEVVDNSIDEALAGYATHIEVYINEDNSIRVVDNGRGIPVDMHEKEHKSALEVVLTVLHAGGKFDKGSYKVSGGLHGVGVSCVNALSTYLRAEIRRNGKIYMQEYSCGKPLHDVEIIGETEETGTTIIFRPDDSIFSVTVYDYNILANRLRDLAYLNAGITLSLTDKRTTNDAGEYRKEVFYSKEGLKEFVRYIDSNKEHLIDDVIHIATERQGVPVEVAMTYNTTYNENVYSYVNNINTIEGGTHLTGFRRGLTRTLKKYAEDSKMLEKVKVEISSDDFREGLTAVISVKVMEPQFEGQTKTKLGNSEVIGAVDTAVSEALANYLEEHPAQAKTIVEKVIIAATARHAARKAREMVQRKSPLSGGGLPGKLADCSSRNPEDCEIFLVEGDSAGGSAKQGRDRMFQAILPLRGKILNVEKAMDHKVFESQEISNMFKALGVTIGTEEDSKEANIEKLRYHKIIIMTDADVDGAHIATLLLTFFFRRMRPLLEQGYVYLATPPLYKCKSKRGKTEEYCWTDQQKDQFCLKYCEGNEQLMETQRYKGLGEMNPHQLWETTMDPENRILKQVTIDNAAEADRVFSMLMGEDVGPRREFIESNATYANIDA is encoded by the coding sequence ATGTCAGAAGAAACAGAAAACAAAAGTTATTCAGCCGATAGTATTCAGGTGCTCGAAGGTTTAGAGGCCGTTCGTAAACGCCCTGCCATGTATATCGGCGATATCGGTGTAAAAGGGTTGCATCATTTGGTATATGAGGTTGTCGATAACTCTATCGACGAGGCTCTTGCCGGATATGCCACTCATATCGAGGTATATATCAACGAAGATAATTCTATCAGGGTTGTCGATAACGGTCGCGGTATTCCTGTCGATATGCACGAGAAAGAGCATAAATCGGCTCTTGAAGTGGTTTTGACGGTATTGCATGCCGGTGGTAAATTCGATAAGGGGTCTTATAAAGTTTCCGGTGGTTTGCACGGTGTGGGTGTATCGTGCGTAAATGCTCTCTCGACTTATTTACGTGCCGAGATTCGCAGGAACGGAAAGATTTATATGCAAGAGTATTCTTGTGGGAAACCTTTGCACGATGTGGAAATTATAGGAGAGACCGAAGAGACGGGTACGACGATTATCTTCCGTCCAGACGATTCGATTTTTTCTGTTACGGTTTACGACTATAATATTTTGGCGAATCGTTTGCGCGATTTGGCTTATCTGAATGCGGGGATTACCCTTTCGCTGACGGATAAACGGACGACTAACGATGCCGGCGAGTATCGTAAAGAGGTGTTCTATTCAAAGGAGGGATTAAAGGAGTTCGTTCGTTATATCGACTCGAATAAGGAGCATCTTATCGATGATGTGATTCATATCGCTACCGAGCGTCAGGGAGTGCCTGTGGAGGTCGCTATGACGTACAACACGACGTATAACGAGAATGTCTATTCGTATGTGAACAATATCAATACCATCGAGGGGGGAACTCACTTGACGGGTTTCCGTCGGGGATTGACCCGTACTTTGAAGAAGTATGCCGAGGATTCCAAGATGCTTGAAAAAGTGAAAGTGGAAATCAGCAGCGATGACTTCCGAGAGGGGCTTACAGCCGTTATTTCGGTGAAAGTGATGGAGCCACAATTCGAGGGACAGACCAAAACCAAATTGGGCAACAGCGAGGTTATCGGGGCTGTGGACACGGCTGTGAGCGAGGCTTTGGCAAATTATTTGGAAGAACATCCGGCTCAGGCGAAAACAATTGTCGAGAAGGTGATTATCGCCGCCACAGCGCGTCATGCAGCTCGCAAGGCACGTGAGATGGTTCAACGCAAGTCTCCTCTTTCGGGTGGCGGATTGCCCGGTAAATTGGCGGATTGTTCTTCGCGTAACCCTGAGGATTGCGAGATATTCCTTGTCGAAGGGGATTCGGCAGGAGGTTCTGCCAAACAAGGTCGTGACCGTATGTTCCAAGCTATTCTACCGTTGCGCGGTAAGATATTGAATGTGGAAAAAGCGATGGATCACAAGGTCTTCGAAAGTCAGGAAATCAGTAATATGTTCAAGGCTTTGGGTGTGACTATCGGGACGGAAGAAGATTCGAAAGAGGCGAATATCGAGAAATTGCGCTATCATAAAATCATTATTATGACCGATGCCGATGTGGACGGGGCGCACATTGCCACATTATTGTTGACATTCTTTTTCCGTCGTATGCGTCCGTTGTTGGAACAGGGGTATGTTTATTTGGCGACGCCCCCTTTGTACAAATGTAAGAGTAAGCGGGGTAAAACCGAGGAATATTGCTGGACCGATCAACAAAAGGATCAGTTCTGTTTGAAATATTGCGAGGGAAACGAACAGTTGATGGAGACTCAACGATACAAAGGTTTGGGTGAGATGAACCCGCACCAGTTGTGGGAGACGACGATGGATCCCGAGAACCGGATTCTCAAACAGGTGACCATCGACAATGCAGCCGAGGCCGATCGCGTATTCTCGATGTTGATGGGCGAGGACGTGGGTCCGCGTCGCGAGTTTATAGAATCTAATGCGACTTATGCCAATATCGACGCTTAA